In Neisseria animalis, a single window of DNA contains:
- a CDS encoding site-specific DNA-methyltransferase — translation MAALKSLLPFYAGSVKCIFIDPPYNTGSAFSHYDDNLEHSLWLNMMYPRLELLRDLLAEDGSIWITLDDNESHYCKVMCDEIFGRKNFVANLIWQKKTAPQGHATWLSDNHDHILCYAKNKEKWTANPLERTEKQNAKYNRTDDPRGLYTPDNFTISLTGGQRGAQFAKTGVSDNIYPITTPTGKIVMPPKGRCWLVREEKYFEMLKDNLIVFGKNGDGVPMVKRFLHQVKQGIVPLTVLLQDEVGGNTEAKKEVREFNNQEIFATPKPERLIQRILQIATNEGDLILDSFLGSGTTAAVAHKMNRRYIGIEIGEHAKTHVVPRLKKVIDGEQGGVSGSANWQGGGAFRFCELGEVVFDEYGAIHPSIGFDALAAHIWYLTHRVPFARPSAKSPLLGVMNDTAYYLLYNGILGDKRPDGGNVLTRKILWELPQIKEFLAQGLDIVVYGEATSIEKYLANHNIVFKRIPYDVMDK, via the coding sequence TTGGCCGCGCTGAAATCTTTGCTGCCGTTTTATGCCGGCAGTGTCAAATGTATTTTTATCGACCCGCCCTACAACACGGGCAGTGCATTTTCCCATTACGACGACAATTTGGAACACAGCCTGTGGCTGAATATGATGTATCCGCGTTTGGAACTTTTGCGTGATTTGCTGGCGGAAGACGGCAGTATTTGGATTACGCTGGACGACAACGAAAGCCATTATTGCAAAGTGATGTGCGATGAGATTTTTGGGCGGAAAAACTTTGTGGCAAATTTAATTTGGCAAAAGAAAACTGCACCACAGGGACACGCAACTTGGCTTTCTGATAACCATGACCACATTCTTTGTTACGCAAAAAATAAGGAAAAATGGACAGCCAATCCATTGGAACGAACAGAAAAACAGAATGCCAAATACAATCGCACCGATGACCCACGAGGTTTATACACGCCTGATAATTTCACGATTAGTTTAACTGGCGGACAACGTGGTGCTCAATTTGCCAAAACTGGTGTTAGCGACAATATCTATCCAATTACAACACCAACAGGAAAAATTGTCATGCCACCAAAAGGCAGATGTTGGTTGGTGCGAGAAGAAAAATATTTTGAAATGCTCAAAGACAATTTAATTGTTTTTGGAAAAAATGGCGATGGCGTTCCAATGGTTAAACGTTTCTTGCACCAAGTTAAACAAGGAATTGTTCCTTTAACCGTCTTATTACAAGATGAAGTCGGCGGAAATACAGAAGCCAAAAAAGAAGTTCGTGAATTTAACAATCAAGAAATCTTTGCTACCCCCAAACCCGAACGCCTAATCCAACGCATTTTACAAATCGCCACCAACGAGGGCGATTTAATCCTGGACAGCTTTTTGGGCAGCGGCACAACCGCCGCCGTTGCCCACAAAATGAACCGCCGTTATATCGGCATTGAAATCGGCGAACACGCCAAAACCCATGTTGTGCCGCGCTTAAAAAAAGTGATTGACGGCGAACAGGGCGGCGTTTCGGGCAGTGCCAACTGGCAAGGCGGCGGCGCGTTTCGGTTTTGCGAGTTGGGTGAAGTAGTATTTGACGAATACGGCGCGATCCATCCGTCTATCGGGTTTGATGCGTTGGCGGCGCATATTTGGTATTTAACCCATCGTGTGCCGTTTGCAAGGCCGTCTGCAAAATCGCCCCTGCTCGGCGTGATGAACGACACGGCTTATTATCTGTTGTATAACGGTATTTTGGGCGACAAACGTCCTGACGGCGGCAATGTTTTGACCCGCAAAATTTTATGGGAGTTGCCACAGATTAAGGAGTTTTTAGCACAGGGTTTGGATATTGTCGTTTACGGCGAAGCGACTTCGATTGAGAAATATTTGGCAAACCATAATATTGTTTTTAAAAGAATTCCTTATGATGTGATGGATAAATAA
- a CDS encoding transcriptional regulator, with translation MNALEKLLIEEISLAEQERAEFEAKIKGLNQKILDYRTALNHARDSDFLLSKKSRNVRFQSSPCQLVAHILKKQPEKWFHTNEITLQALKLDNQPIDNGVPRLHLQTMHSTLNHLVKHSLVEKKVEGKTCYWRLKAM, from the coding sequence ATGAATGCGTTAGAAAAGTTATTGATTGAAGAAATTTCCCTTGCAGAACAAGAAAGGGCTGAATTTGAAGCTAAGATAAAGGGGTTAAATCAGAAAATTTTAGACTATCGAACTGCGCTAAATCACGCAAGAGATTCAGATTTTTTATTAAGCAAGAAATCTCGCAATGTACGCTTTCAGTCGTCTCCATGCCAATTAGTGGCGCATATCCTTAAAAAGCAACCTGAAAAATGGTTTCATACAAATGAAATTACCCTTCAAGCATTGAAATTAGATAACCAGCCTATTGATAATGGTGTGCCACGCTTACACTTGCAAACAATGCATAGCACACTAAACCATCTTGTTAAACATTCATTGGTTGAGAAAAAGGTAGAAGGGAAAACGTGTTATTGGCGTTTGAAGGCAATGTAG
- a CDS encoding DNA repair protein, with the protein MAKKIYLSQIQAKIDRLQRERKQVLEHLALVESKLDKLQAAIEVMQEEALTDEYNTELYTYRTYQHRFKGKLRQMVLAEMKVKPNHYFTVNELTELVLIRDKQDPIIQPQHTVSVRGALKHWLNKGVVERVALKANDVRWRLKI; encoded by the coding sequence ATGGCAAAGAAAATCTATTTAAGTCAAATTCAAGCAAAAATTGACCGCTTGCAACGTGAACGTAAGCAAGTGCTAGAACATCTTGCTTTGGTGGAGAGTAAGCTTGATAAACTACAAGCAGCCATTGAGGTTATGCAAGAAGAAGCCCTAACTGATGAATACAATACGGAGCTTTATACCTACCGCACTTATCAGCATCGTTTCAAGGGAAAACTACGCCAAATGGTGCTTGCTGAAATGAAAGTAAAACCAAATCATTACTTTACTGTTAATGAATTAACGGAACTTGTCCTTATTCGAGATAAACAAGACCCCATCATTCAACCGCAACATACTGTTTCAGTGCGTGGTGCATTGAAGCATTGGCTTAATAAAGGCGTAGTAGAACGAGTAGCATTAAAAGCAAATGATGTGCGGTGGAGATTGAAAATATAA
- a CDS encoding IS1595 family transposase, producing MAQHFLLTSKARTLSPIQIARLSDGEAFSMLCGIRWGSEKNVVCPKCGVQHQAYFISTRKQWRCKHCRHTFSITSGTIFANHKLPIQTYLFAIALFVNAVKGISACQLSRDLNVQYKTAFTLSHKIRESLIVQRELFPLSGEIHIDGTYVHSAPRPKNKKADRVDRRLKENANPNKRGVLVMRERYTEQDTLSNPQLVGAKRTITFPILSENTESVKKLATAYIEPNSRIHTDENSAYDELIVDYDLQRVNHQKEYRSDEGITNNLAESYFARFKRMYYGQVHKMSNIYLDNYANEIAYREDTRKLDNLTIFNDVTSKCLSTSSDNAWKGYWQGNHRQVERLVM from the coding sequence ATGGCTCAACACTTCCTTTTAACCAGCAAAGCTCGAACGCTTTCACCCATCCAGATAGCTCGTCTATCTGATGGCGAAGCGTTTTCGATGCTTTGCGGTATCCGCTGGGGAAGTGAAAAGAACGTCGTGTGTCCAAAATGCGGTGTGCAACATCAAGCCTACTTTATCTCTACTCGCAAGCAGTGGCGATGCAAACATTGCAGACACACGTTTAGCATTACGTCAGGGACAATTTTTGCAAACCATAAGTTGCCAATTCAAACCTATTTATTCGCTATTGCCTTATTTGTCAATGCAGTTAAGGGAATTTCAGCCTGTCAGCTCTCTCGAGATTTAAACGTGCAGTACAAAACCGCTTTTACCTTATCACATAAAATCCGAGAAAGCCTGATTGTACAACGTGAACTTTTCCCATTATCAGGCGAAATCCATATTGATGGTACTTACGTGCATTCCGCTCCACGTCCAAAGAATAAGAAAGCAGACCGAGTAGATAGACGCTTAAAAGAAAATGCCAATCCCAATAAACGTGGCGTACTGGTTATGCGTGAACGTTACACTGAACAGGACACTTTGTCTAATCCGCAACTAGTCGGTGCAAAGAGAACCATCACGTTTCCTATTTTGTCAGAAAACACGGAATCCGTGAAGAAATTGGCTACTGCATATATTGAGCCAAACAGCCGTATTCATACCGATGAAAACAGTGCTTATGATGAATTGATAGTGGATTACGACTTACAACGTGTGAACCATCAAAAAGAATATCGTAGTGATGAAGGGATTACCAATAACCTTGCCGAAAGTTACTTTGCACGTTTCAAACGTATGTATTACGGACAAGTTCATAAAATGAGTAATATCTACCTTGATAACTACGCAAACGAAATAGCCTATCGTGAAGATACTCGCAAACTGGATAATTTAACCATTTTCAATGATGTGACCAGTAAATGCCTCAGCACATCATCAGATAATGCTTGGAAAGGCTACTGGCAAGGCAACCATAGGCAAGTAGAAAGACTGGTAATGTAA